In Thunnus maccoyii chromosome 11, fThuMac1.1, whole genome shotgun sequence, one genomic interval encodes:
- the sp3a gene encoding transcription factor Sp3a isoform X2 → MTAPEQPMKPGDMAALDVDSSQSGFLQHEEGRGCQTTGATSTQLTETDKWEVLTPTTSAKDESGMIQIQSQGILTSNGQYVVPLQNLQSQPIFVSSGTDASSANSVPNIQYQVIPQIQTADGQLSFSTSGMEAATLTQDATGHIQILPDGSQSLSVTSTANILNNNQNLISQTGNVQQIQGVSIGSSAFNNQGQVVTNVPVGLPGNITFVPINSVDLDSLGLSGAQTIATGVTADGQLIMASHPTDGSESLTKTDDHLSQTLPVNDSNANPEIFVPTSSSQLHDPANGSGLLTQDTSLSSMATEQVNSSSGLQEGFIQQNQEQNVQVSSAQPIIQLQQVPVHTSNGQVVQSVATDGQGLQNVQLINPGTFIIQAQTVTPSGQIQWQTFQVQGVQNLQNLQLPTTPPQQITLAPVQTLSLGSNPVSISTGHIPNLQTVTVNSVAQQEGDTDTPGDIRIKEEPDAGDWQLSSDSTLNTSDLSHLHVRLVDEEDQLGQEGKRLRRVACTCPNCKESGGRGSSMGKKKQHICHIAGCGKVYGKTSHLRAHLRWHSGERPFVCSWMFCGKRFTRSDELQRHRRTHTGEKKFVCPECSKRFMRSDHLAKHIKTHQNKKGVNSGSAVVASMESAGSSDSIITTAGGTTLILTNIQQGSSNAQDILANAEIPLQLVTTVAASEVME, encoded by the exons ATGACTG CCCCAGAACAGCCAATGAAACCAGGAGATATGGCTGCCTTGGACGTGGACAGCAGTCAAAGCGGGTTTTTGCAGCATGAAGAAGGCCGGGGCTGTCAG ACAACAGGTGCAACATCTACGCAGCTTACTGAGACTGATAAATGGGAGGTGTTAACCCCCACAACATCAGCAAAGGATGAATCTGGAATGATACAAATCCAAAGTCAAGGGATATTAACATCAAACGGACAGTATGTTGTTCCTCTCCAGAACTTACAGAGTCAGCCAATTTTTGTGTCGTCAGGAACAGACGCCTCTTCTGCCAATTCAGTGCCTAACATTCAGTACCAAGTAATTCCTCAGATTCAGACAGCAGATGGACAGCTGAGCTTCTCCACATCCGGCATGGAAGCAGCGACTCTGACTCAGGATGCCACGGGGCACATTCAGATCTTGCCTGATGGTAGCCAGAGTCTCAGTGTGACATCAACTGCAAACATCCTTAATAACAACCAGAACCTCATATCACAGACTGGTAATGTCCAGCAGATCCAAGGGGTGTCTATTGGCAGCTCCGCCTTCAACAACCAGGGTCAGGTTGTTACTAATGTGCCTGTGGGTTTGCCCGGGAACATTACTTTTGTTCCTATTAATAGTGTGGACTTGGACTCCCTCGGCCTGTCTGGTGCTCAGACTATAGCAACAGGGGTCACTGCTGATGGGCAGTTAATCATGGCAAGTCATCCTACGGATGGCTCAGAGAGTCTGACGAAGACAGATGATCACCTGTCACAGACACTACCAGTAAATGACTCAAATGCAAATCCTGAGATATTTGTGCCAACGTCTTCCTCTCAGCTACATGATCCAGCAAATGGATCTGGTTTGCTGACGCAAGACACTTCATTGTCATCAATGGCTACAGAGCAAGTCAACTCGAGTTCTGGTCTCCAGGAGGGCTTCATCCAACAGAATCAAGAGCAGAATGTCCAGGTGTCCTCAGCTCAGCCCAtcatccagctgcagcaggttcCTGTTCACACCAGCAACGGTCAGGTGGTTCAGTCAGTGGCGACAGACGGGCAGGGCCTGCAAAATGTGCAGCTGATCAACCCGGGAACCTTCATCATCCAAGCCCAAACGGTCACGCCGTCAGGCCAGATACAGTGGCAGACCTTTCAGGTGCAAGGAGTGCAAAACCTGCAGAACCTTCAGCTGCCCACCACACCACCCCAGCAGATAACCCTGGCTCCAGTCCAGACTCTGTCTCTGGGTTCCAATCCAGTCAGCATCAGCACAGGGCACATCCCCAACCTGCAAACAGTGACAGTCAACTCAGTGGCGCAACAGGAAGGAGATACAGACACCCCTGGAG ACATTCGGATAAAGGAAGAGCCAGACGCCGGAGACTGGCAGTTAAGCAGTGACTCCACCCTGAACACAAGCGATCTGTCCCACCTTCACGTCAGGCTGGTGGATGAGGAGGATCAGTTGGGCCAGGAGGGCAAGAGGCTGCGCAGAGTGGCGTGCACTTGCCCCAACTGTAAAGAGTCAGGAGGGAG GGGATCCAGCATGGGGAAGAAGAAGCAGCACATCTGCCACATCGCGGGCTGTGGGAAAGTATATGGAAAGACGTCACACCTGCGAGCACACCTGCGCTGGCATTCAGGGGAGCGACCTTTTGTTTGCAGCTGGATGTTCTGTGGGAAGAGGTTCACACGCAGTGACGAGCTGCAGAGACacaggagaacacacacag GAGAGAAGAAGTTTGTCTGCCCAGAATGTTCCAAGCGCTTCATGCGGAGCGACCACCTGGCGAAGCACATTAAAACTCATCAGAACAAAAAAGGCGTGAACTCTGGCAGCGCTGTGGTGGCCTCGATGGAATCCGCGGGGTCCTCAGACAGTATCATCACCACGGCAGGCGGGACCACCCTCATCCTCACCAACATCCAGCAGGGCTCCAGCAACGCCCAGGACATCCTGGCCAACGCAGAGATCCCTCTCCAGCTCGTCACCACGGTAGCGGCCAGCGAAGTCATGGAGTGA
- the sp3a gene encoding transcription factor Sp3a isoform X1: protein MTAPEQPMKPGDMAALDVDSSQSGFLQHEEGRGCQDTQPSPLDLLATTCTKVGSPSSEVDRGAAAADVTTGATSTQLTETDKWEVLTPTTSAKDESGMIQIQSQGILTSNGQYVVPLQNLQSQPIFVSSGTDASSANSVPNIQYQVIPQIQTADGQLSFSTSGMEAATLTQDATGHIQILPDGSQSLSVTSTANILNNNQNLISQTGNVQQIQGVSIGSSAFNNQGQVVTNVPVGLPGNITFVPINSVDLDSLGLSGAQTIATGVTADGQLIMASHPTDGSESLTKTDDHLSQTLPVNDSNANPEIFVPTSSSQLHDPANGSGLLTQDTSLSSMATEQVNSSSGLQEGFIQQNQEQNVQVSSAQPIIQLQQVPVHTSNGQVVQSVATDGQGLQNVQLINPGTFIIQAQTVTPSGQIQWQTFQVQGVQNLQNLQLPTTPPQQITLAPVQTLSLGSNPVSISTGHIPNLQTVTVNSVAQQEGDTDTPGDIRIKEEPDAGDWQLSSDSTLNTSDLSHLHVRLVDEEDQLGQEGKRLRRVACTCPNCKESGGRGSSMGKKKQHICHIAGCGKVYGKTSHLRAHLRWHSGERPFVCSWMFCGKRFTRSDELQRHRRTHTGEKKFVCPECSKRFMRSDHLAKHIKTHQNKKGVNSGSAVVASMESAGSSDSIITTAGGTTLILTNIQQGSSNAQDILANAEIPLQLVTTVAASEVME, encoded by the exons ATGACTG CCCCAGAACAGCCAATGAAACCAGGAGATATGGCTGCCTTGGACGTGGACAGCAGTCAAAGCGGGTTTTTGCAGCATGAAGAAGGCCGGGGCTGTCAG GACACACAGCCGTCACCCCTCGACCTGCTAGCAACCACCTGCACTAAGGTTGGGTCACCGTCGTCAGAGGTGGACAGAGGTGCTGCTGCCGCTGATGTG ACAACAGGTGCAACATCTACGCAGCTTACTGAGACTGATAAATGGGAGGTGTTAACCCCCACAACATCAGCAAAGGATGAATCTGGAATGATACAAATCCAAAGTCAAGGGATATTAACATCAAACGGACAGTATGTTGTTCCTCTCCAGAACTTACAGAGTCAGCCAATTTTTGTGTCGTCAGGAACAGACGCCTCTTCTGCCAATTCAGTGCCTAACATTCAGTACCAAGTAATTCCTCAGATTCAGACAGCAGATGGACAGCTGAGCTTCTCCACATCCGGCATGGAAGCAGCGACTCTGACTCAGGATGCCACGGGGCACATTCAGATCTTGCCTGATGGTAGCCAGAGTCTCAGTGTGACATCAACTGCAAACATCCTTAATAACAACCAGAACCTCATATCACAGACTGGTAATGTCCAGCAGATCCAAGGGGTGTCTATTGGCAGCTCCGCCTTCAACAACCAGGGTCAGGTTGTTACTAATGTGCCTGTGGGTTTGCCCGGGAACATTACTTTTGTTCCTATTAATAGTGTGGACTTGGACTCCCTCGGCCTGTCTGGTGCTCAGACTATAGCAACAGGGGTCACTGCTGATGGGCAGTTAATCATGGCAAGTCATCCTACGGATGGCTCAGAGAGTCTGACGAAGACAGATGATCACCTGTCACAGACACTACCAGTAAATGACTCAAATGCAAATCCTGAGATATTTGTGCCAACGTCTTCCTCTCAGCTACATGATCCAGCAAATGGATCTGGTTTGCTGACGCAAGACACTTCATTGTCATCAATGGCTACAGAGCAAGTCAACTCGAGTTCTGGTCTCCAGGAGGGCTTCATCCAACAGAATCAAGAGCAGAATGTCCAGGTGTCCTCAGCTCAGCCCAtcatccagctgcagcaggttcCTGTTCACACCAGCAACGGTCAGGTGGTTCAGTCAGTGGCGACAGACGGGCAGGGCCTGCAAAATGTGCAGCTGATCAACCCGGGAACCTTCATCATCCAAGCCCAAACGGTCACGCCGTCAGGCCAGATACAGTGGCAGACCTTTCAGGTGCAAGGAGTGCAAAACCTGCAGAACCTTCAGCTGCCCACCACACCACCCCAGCAGATAACCCTGGCTCCAGTCCAGACTCTGTCTCTGGGTTCCAATCCAGTCAGCATCAGCACAGGGCACATCCCCAACCTGCAAACAGTGACAGTCAACTCAGTGGCGCAACAGGAAGGAGATACAGACACCCCTGGAG ACATTCGGATAAAGGAAGAGCCAGACGCCGGAGACTGGCAGTTAAGCAGTGACTCCACCCTGAACACAAGCGATCTGTCCCACCTTCACGTCAGGCTGGTGGATGAGGAGGATCAGTTGGGCCAGGAGGGCAAGAGGCTGCGCAGAGTGGCGTGCACTTGCCCCAACTGTAAAGAGTCAGGAGGGAG GGGATCCAGCATGGGGAAGAAGAAGCAGCACATCTGCCACATCGCGGGCTGTGGGAAAGTATATGGAAAGACGTCACACCTGCGAGCACACCTGCGCTGGCATTCAGGGGAGCGACCTTTTGTTTGCAGCTGGATGTTCTGTGGGAAGAGGTTCACACGCAGTGACGAGCTGCAGAGACacaggagaacacacacag GAGAGAAGAAGTTTGTCTGCCCAGAATGTTCCAAGCGCTTCATGCGGAGCGACCACCTGGCGAAGCACATTAAAACTCATCAGAACAAAAAAGGCGTGAACTCTGGCAGCGCTGTGGTGGCCTCGATGGAATCCGCGGGGTCCTCAGACAGTATCATCACCACGGCAGGCGGGACCACCCTCATCCTCACCAACATCCAGCAGGGCTCCAGCAACGCCCAGGACATCCTGGCCAACGCAGAGATCCCTCTCCAGCTCGTCACCACGGTAGCGGCCAGCGAAGTCATGGAGTGA